The Saccharopolyspora gloriosae genome has a segment encoding these proteins:
- a CDS encoding NfeD family protein codes for MAPLVWLIVGLLLVAAEVLSGEFVLLMLGVAALGAAGAVALGAPLWLSVVVFAALSGGLVLGARPALKRRFEVRNELKTNVDALLGKRATVVSTVDHQGGRVRIDGDVWSARTLDEAEVLEPDATVLVMEISGATAIVSAQP; via the coding sequence ATGGCCCCGCTCGTGTGGTTGATCGTCGGATTGCTCCTGGTGGCGGCCGAAGTGCTGTCCGGGGAATTCGTGCTGCTCATGCTGGGCGTCGCCGCGCTGGGGGCGGCGGGTGCGGTCGCGCTCGGGGCGCCGCTGTGGTTGAGCGTGGTGGTGTTCGCCGCGCTCTCGGGAGGACTCGTGCTGGGGGCGCGTCCGGCTCTCAAACGCCGGTTCGAGGTCCGCAACGAGCTCAAGACCAATGTGGACGCCCTCCTCGGCAAGCGGGCGACCGTGGTGTCCACCGTGGACCACCAGGGCGGCCGGGTCCGCATCGACGGCGACGTGTGGTCGGCCCGCACGCTCGATGAGGCCGAAGTCTTGGAACCCGACGCGACGGTGCTGGTGATGGAGATTTCCGGCGCCACCGCCATCGTGTCGGCGCAACCGTGA
- a CDS encoding DUF3097 domain-containing protein: MRSVNYGNDILSSGRKRREIPEVPAEPGLVVEDPASGFCGAVLRVEKGNVVLEDRRGGRRLFPMRPAAFLHEGRPVTLVPVRADAPATTRTSASGSVHVDGLRAREARGSRIWVEGLHDAELVERVWGHDLRVEGVVVEPLHGVDDLPGLLTEFGPRSGHRVGVLVDHLVAGSKESRLVESITDPHVCITGHPFVDVWEAVKPASVGIEAWPRVPRGQDWKEGVCAELGWGEPADGWRRVLGSVNGFRDLEAPLIGAVERLIDFVTET; this comes from the coding sequence GTGCGTTCGGTCAACTACGGCAACGACATCCTGTCCTCCGGTCGCAAGCGCCGCGAGATCCCCGAGGTCCCGGCCGAGCCGGGACTGGTGGTGGAGGACCCGGCCAGCGGCTTCTGCGGGGCGGTGCTGCGCGTGGAGAAGGGCAACGTGGTCCTCGAAGATCGCCGCGGCGGGCGGCGGCTGTTCCCGATGCGCCCCGCGGCGTTCCTCCACGAAGGGCGCCCGGTCACCCTGGTGCCGGTGCGCGCGGACGCTCCGGCCACGACGCGCACGTCGGCGTCGGGCTCGGTGCACGTCGACGGGCTGCGGGCGCGGGAGGCGCGCGGCAGCCGGATCTGGGTCGAGGGCTTGCACGACGCCGAACTCGTCGAACGAGTGTGGGGACACGACCTGCGGGTCGAGGGCGTGGTGGTGGAACCGTTGCACGGTGTGGACGACCTGCCCGGCCTGCTCACCGAATTCGGCCCCCGATCGGGGCATCGGGTCGGGGTGCTCGTCGACCACCTGGTGGCGGGCAGCAAGGAGTCGCGGCTGGTCGAGAGCATCACCGATCCGCACGTGTGCATCACCGGCCACCCGTTCGTCGACGTGTGGGAGGCGGTGAAGCCCGCGTCGGTCGGCATCGAGGCGTGGCCCCGGGTGCCGCGCGGGCAGGATTGGAAGGAAGGCGTGTGCGCCGAGCTCGGCTGGGGGGAGCCCGCCGACGGCTGGCGGCGCGTGCTCGGCTCGGTCAACGGGTTCCGGGACTTGGAGGCCCCGCTGATCGGCGCGGTGGAACGTCTGATCGACTTCGTCACCGAGACCTGA
- a CDS encoding FCD domain-containing protein, whose translation MLEARLALESFAIDKLATEGPEAMTTVGRELGEHPACDSSALSAAQMHETDRDFHARLVAAAANPIVDDLYTALRDRQLRITAGARTQDWQPHINHQHTQVAAALRDGDADIAKTLLRGHLLGVLHALGVAGGPMFEDPA comes from the coding sequence GTGCTGGAGGCCCGCCTGGCCCTGGAGAGCTTCGCGATCGACAAGCTCGCCACCGAAGGCCCCGAGGCGATGACCACCGTGGGACGCGAACTCGGCGAGCACCCGGCGTGCGACAGCAGCGCGCTCAGCGCCGCGCAGATGCACGAGACCGACCGCGACTTCCACGCCCGGCTGGTCGCGGCCGCCGCGAACCCCATCGTCGACGACCTCTACACCGCCCTGCGCGACCGGCAGCTGCGCATCACCGCGGGCGCGCGCACCCAGGACTGGCAGCCGCACATCAACCACCAGCACACCCAGGTCGCGGCGGCCCTGCGCGACGGCGACGCCGACATCGCCAAGACACTGCTGCGCGGCCACCTGCTGGGCGTGCTGCACGCGTTGGGCGTCGCAGGCGGGCCGATGTTCGAAGATCCGGCCTGA
- a CDS encoding GntR family transcriptional regulator, translated as MSSATPDHPPQPPTSAGAEPPAADRAYQHVKAGLLDGTYPDGHLLSEGEVATALNMSRTPVREAFLRLQTEGFLRLYPKRGALVVPVTPPKPAPCWRPAWPWRASRSTSSPPKAPRR; from the coding sequence GTGTCGAGCGCAACACCGGATCATCCCCCGCAGCCCCCCACCTCGGCGGGCGCCGAACCGCCCGCGGCCGATCGGGCGTACCAGCACGTCAAAGCGGGACTGCTCGACGGCACCTACCCCGACGGCCACCTGCTGTCCGAAGGGGAAGTGGCCACCGCGCTGAACATGTCCCGCACCCCGGTGCGCGAAGCGTTCCTGCGGCTGCAGACCGAGGGCTTCCTGCGGCTCTACCCGAAACGCGGTGCCCTGGTCGTCCCGGTCACCCCACCGAAGCCCGCGCCGTGCTGGAGGCCCGCCTGGCCCTGGAGAGCTTCGCGATCGACAAGCTCGCCACCGAAGGCCCCGAGGCGATGA
- a CDS encoding MFS transporter yields MSSQPAPGPAALRRVVTASMAGTVVEWYEFFLYGTAATLVFSKLFFPAGGNELDAILAAFVTYAVGFAARPLGGLVFGHFGDKYGRKTLLQVSLIMVGAATFAMGCIPSFDSIGYLAPAILVTLRFIQGIAVGGEWGGAVLLVAEHSPDAKRGFWASWPQAGVPMGNLLATLVLLGLTTTLSEQAFLTWGWRVAFWLSAVIVLIGYYVRTRVTDAPIFKAAQQQAAHETHSSGVFEALRKYPRGVLTAMGLRFGENVMYYLLATFSITYLSVVIGKNTTTILWLMLIAHLIHFAAIPLVGALADRIGRRPVCAIGAALTATWGFFAFPMMDTGHNATIVAAITIGLLFHALMYAGQPAMMAEMFPTRMRYSGISLGYQVTSIVAGSLAPIIAVALLNTYDSATPISAYLTAAAAITLIAIACARETRGASLHDLDRHDTHGRTSTPA; encoded by the coding sequence ATGTCGTCTCAGCCTGCGCCCGGGCCGGCCGCACTCCGCCGAGTCGTCACCGCCTCCATGGCGGGCACCGTCGTCGAGTGGTATGAGTTCTTCCTCTACGGAACCGCCGCCACCCTCGTGTTCAGCAAGCTGTTCTTCCCCGCGGGCGGCAACGAACTCGACGCCATCCTCGCCGCCTTCGTCACCTACGCCGTCGGCTTCGCCGCACGACCACTCGGCGGACTCGTCTTCGGCCACTTCGGCGACAAATACGGCCGCAAAACCCTCCTGCAAGTCAGCCTCATCATGGTCGGCGCCGCCACCTTCGCCATGGGCTGCATCCCCTCATTCGACTCCATCGGCTACCTCGCCCCCGCCATCCTCGTCACCCTGCGCTTCATCCAAGGCATCGCCGTCGGCGGCGAATGGGGCGGCGCCGTACTGCTCGTCGCCGAACACAGCCCCGACGCCAAACGCGGCTTCTGGGCCAGCTGGCCCCAAGCCGGCGTCCCCATGGGCAACCTGCTCGCCACCCTCGTCCTGCTCGGACTGACCACAACCCTCTCCGAGCAGGCATTCCTGACCTGGGGATGGCGCGTCGCGTTCTGGCTCTCCGCCGTCATCGTGCTCATCGGCTACTACGTGCGCACCCGCGTCACCGACGCACCCATCTTCAAAGCCGCCCAACAACAAGCCGCGCACGAAACCCACTCCTCCGGCGTGTTCGAAGCACTCCGCAAATACCCCCGCGGAGTCCTGACCGCCATGGGCCTGCGCTTCGGCGAGAACGTCATGTACTACCTGCTGGCGACCTTCTCCATCACCTACCTCAGCGTGGTCATCGGCAAGAACACCACCACCATCCTGTGGCTGATGCTGATCGCCCACCTCATCCACTTCGCCGCGATCCCCCTCGTCGGCGCACTCGCCGACCGCATCGGACGCCGCCCCGTCTGCGCCATCGGCGCCGCCCTGACCGCCACCTGGGGCTTCTTCGCCTTCCCCATGATGGACACCGGGCACAACGCGACCATCGTCGCCGCCATCACCATCGGCCTGCTCTTCCACGCCCTCATGTACGCCGGACAGCCCGCGATGATGGCCGAAATGTTCCCGACCCGAATGCGCTACTCCGGGATCTCACTCGGCTACCAGGTCACCTCGATCGTCGCAGGCTCGCTCGCACCGATCATCGCCGTCGCACTGCTCAACACCTACGACAGCGCCACACCGATCTCCGCCTACCTCACCGCAGCAGCCGCGATCACCCTGATCGCCATCGCCTGCGCCCGCGAAACCCGCGGCGCCTCACTGCACGACCTCGACCGCCACGACACCCACGGCCGCACCTCCACCCCCGCCTGA
- a CDS encoding LysR substrate-binding domain-containing protein — protein MADPDPTSLRLLVLISELGSIGAAAAQLRISQPSASKRLTSLERGLGLHLVERTRRGATLTPAGTTVLDWARRVLTEIDALTTGVHALRAQHRQQLRVAAGMTIADYLAPRWITTLRAAFTGLRLELDSTNSATVTEAVRHGRADLGFLESPDVPDGVSVRYLTHDRMTVVVPPAHPWTRRREPLDPAELAATPLIVREHGSGTRETLERALAAAAMTTTEPLLELHSTTAVRNSVVAGAGPAVLSTLAVDSDLRTGQVVEIPVAGLDLHRPLHAVWRGGHRLTGPAAALLSTALSDTA, from the coding sequence ATGGCCGATCCCGACCCGACATCCCTGCGGCTGCTCGTGCTCATCAGCGAACTCGGCAGCATCGGCGCCGCCGCCGCACAACTACGGATCAGCCAGCCCTCCGCCAGCAAACGCCTCACCAGCCTCGAACGCGGCCTCGGCCTGCACCTCGTCGAACGCACCCGCCGCGGCGCGACCCTCACCCCCGCAGGCACCACCGTCCTGGACTGGGCACGCCGCGTCCTCACCGAAATCGACGCCCTCACCACCGGCGTCCACGCCCTGCGCGCACAACACCGCCAACAACTCCGCGTCGCCGCAGGCATGACCATCGCCGACTACCTCGCCCCCCGCTGGATCACCACACTGCGCGCCGCCTTCACCGGACTGCGCCTCGAACTCGACAGCACCAACTCCGCCACCGTCACCGAAGCCGTCCGCCACGGCCGCGCCGACCTCGGCTTCCTCGAATCACCCGACGTGCCCGACGGCGTCTCCGTGCGCTACCTGACCCACGACCGCATGACCGTCGTCGTCCCACCCGCACACCCCTGGACCCGACGCCGCGAACCCCTCGACCCCGCCGAACTCGCCGCCACACCCCTCATCGTGCGCGAACACGGCTCCGGCACCCGCGAAACCCTCGAACGAGCACTCGCGGCCGCCGCCATGACCACCACCGAACCACTGCTCGAACTGCACTCCACCACCGCCGTGCGCAACAGCGTCGTCGCAGGCGCCGGACCCGCCGTGCTCAGCACCCTCGCCGTCGACTCCGACCTCCGCACCGGACAAGTCGTCGAAATCCCCGTCGCCGGACTCGACCTGCACCGCCCCCTGCACGCCGTGTGGCGCGGCGGACACCGCCTCACCGGCCCCGCCGCCGCACTGCTGTCGACCGCACTCAGCGACACCGCCTGA
- a CDS encoding MFS transporter yields MSVGVAGEQEVAKWAVPPRGAWLVWGVGAACYFVALFHRASLGVAAPDALVRFSAGPGVLALFSALQLGVYLVLQVPSGLLADRLGPRRVITGGVVALAVGSAVFAVSGSILGGVTGRVLIGIGDAFMFTNVLRVAAQWFPAERYGRVAALTGLVGGLGQVLSTVPLTSALHGLGWMPTFLGAAALTAVLAVVAAGVIRDQPAGRVAEAAEGAAERIGRTLRLVVAQRGTKHAFWVHFVLLSQFLAITTLWGAPWLTGAQGVAGGTAGALLLVSAVGFILGSLVASQWIAGRPRRRERYTLAMSVLVVVAWSLIVAWPGVLSAPVLVIVLGVLGFGGGAAMLAFDGAREANAVHRSGAASGVVNMGGFLAAVLIQVFVGAVLEVVSELPAVAAYRWAFVPVVVLLVVGTGGQWLCRSVRRG; encoded by the coding sequence GTGTCGGTCGGTGTTGCCGGGGAACAGGAAGTCGCGAAGTGGGCGGTGCCGCCGCGCGGAGCGTGGCTCGTGTGGGGCGTGGGCGCGGCGTGCTACTTCGTCGCGCTGTTCCACCGCGCGAGTCTCGGAGTGGCGGCGCCCGACGCGCTGGTGCGGTTCTCAGCGGGGCCGGGCGTGCTGGCGTTGTTCTCGGCGCTGCAGCTCGGGGTGTACCTGGTGTTGCAGGTGCCGTCGGGGTTGCTGGCGGACCGGTTGGGGCCGCGTCGGGTGATCACGGGTGGTGTGGTGGCGCTGGCGGTGGGTTCGGCGGTGTTCGCGGTGAGCGGGTCGATCCTGGGCGGGGTCACCGGCCGGGTGCTCATCGGCATCGGTGACGCGTTCATGTTCACCAACGTGCTGCGGGTGGCGGCGCAGTGGTTCCCGGCTGAGCGCTACGGGCGGGTCGCGGCGTTGACGGGTTTGGTCGGCGGGCTCGGACAGGTGCTGTCCACGGTGCCGTTGACCTCGGCGCTGCACGGGCTCGGGTGGATGCCGACGTTCCTCGGTGCGGCGGCGTTGACCGCGGTGCTGGCGGTGGTGGCCGCCGGCGTGATCCGGGATCAGCCCGCCGGGCGGGTCGCGGAGGCCGCCGAGGGCGCGGCCGAGCGGATCGGCCGGACGTTGCGGCTGGTGGTCGCGCAGCGGGGCACGAAGCACGCGTTCTGGGTGCATTTTGTGCTGCTGTCGCAGTTCCTGGCGATCACGACGTTGTGGGGTGCGCCGTGGCTGACGGGCGCGCAGGGCGTGGCCGGTGGCACGGCGGGGGCGCTGCTGCTGGTGTCGGCGGTCGGTTTCATCTTGGGGTCGCTGGTGGCGAGCCAGTGGATCGCGGGCAGGCCGCGTCGACGTGAGCGCTACACGCTGGCGATGTCGGTGCTGGTGGTGGTGGCGTGGTCGCTGATCGTGGCGTGGCCCGGGGTGTTGTCGGCTCCGGTGCTGGTGATCGTGCTGGGCGTGCTGGGTTTTGGTGGTGGCGCGGCGATGCTGGCGTTCGACGGTGCGCGGGAGGCCAACGCGGTGCACCGGTCGGGTGCGGCCTCGGGCGTGGTGAACATGGGCGGTTTCCTCGCCGCGGTGCTGATTCAGGTGTTCGTGGGCGCGGTGTTGGAGGTCGTGTCGGAGCTTCCGGCGGTGGCGGCCTACCGGTGGGCGTTCGTGCCGGTGGTGGTGCTATTGGTCGTGGGTACCGGTGGGCAGTGGTTGTGCCGGAGCGTGCGGCGCGGCTGA
- a CDS encoding aldehyde dehydrogenase family protein — protein sequence MSTALELRNIVGGVRAGTVSPESLPLVDPSSGEEYGSSPLTRWTDVDEVMGVAAAAFEQWSSMTPGQRQRSLLRFADAVERDAERFVLAECRNTGKPWDVVRDRELPQAVDLLRFYAAAARVQEAGAAGEYEAGCTSFARREPIGVCAQVTSWTHPLLLAVARVAPALAAGNTVVLKPAETTPVSAVLLAEVAAEVLPAGVLNVICGDRDSGRAMVAHEVPGMFSITGTVRSGMEVAASAAADLKRVHLQLGGKAPAVVFDDADVGRAARGIAESAFGGDAGQSCTAASRVLAGPGVYEELVAALAQRAAVLRPGPPQDVDAAFGPLNSAGQLELVAGHVERLPQHARVVAGGRRRGGRGFFHEATVVADVEQGDELVQHEVLGPVVTVQRFASEAEAVELANGVRYGLVASAWTRDHARALRMSRALQAGTVWVNVHRPLVAEMPHSGFKHSASARDFGRFGLEEYSRIKHVMSSLEE from the coding sequence GTGTCCACTGCGCTGGAGCTGCGCAACATCGTCGGCGGGGTTCGTGCGGGGACGGTGTCGCCGGAGTCGTTGCCGTTGGTCGATCCCAGCAGCGGGGAGGAGTACGGCAGTTCTCCGTTGACGCGGTGGACCGATGTCGACGAGGTGATGGGCGTCGCGGCGGCGGCGTTCGAGCAGTGGTCGTCGATGACGCCGGGGCAGCGGCAGCGGTCGTTGTTGCGGTTCGCGGATGCGGTGGAGCGGGACGCGGAGCGGTTCGTGCTCGCGGAGTGCCGGAACACGGGGAAGCCGTGGGACGTGGTGCGGGATCGGGAGTTGCCGCAGGCGGTGGATCTGTTGCGGTTCTACGCGGCGGCCGCGCGGGTGCAGGAGGCGGGTGCCGCCGGGGAGTACGAGGCGGGGTGCACGTCGTTCGCGCGGCGGGAGCCGATCGGGGTGTGCGCGCAGGTGACGTCGTGGACGCATCCGTTGTTGCTGGCGGTGGCGCGGGTGGCGCCTGCGTTGGCGGCCGGTAACACGGTGGTGCTCAAGCCTGCGGAGACGACTCCGGTGAGTGCGGTGTTGCTGGCGGAGGTGGCGGCGGAGGTGTTGCCGGCCGGGGTGTTGAACGTGATCTGCGGTGATCGCGACAGTGGCCGGGCGATGGTGGCGCATGAGGTGCCGGGGATGTTCTCGATCACGGGCACGGTGCGGTCGGGGATGGAGGTGGCCGCTTCGGCGGCGGCGGATTTGAAGCGGGTTCATCTGCAGTTGGGCGGTAAGGCTCCTGCGGTGGTGTTCGACGATGCGGATGTGGGGCGGGCGGCGCGGGGTATCGCGGAGTCGGCGTTCGGTGGTGATGCGGGGCAGAGCTGCACGGCGGCGAGCCGGGTGTTGGCGGGTCCCGGGGTGTACGAGGAGTTGGTGGCGGCGTTGGCGCAGCGGGCGGCGGTGTTGCGGCCGGGGCCGCCGCAGGATGTGGATGCGGCGTTCGGGCCGTTGAACAGTGCGGGGCAGTTGGAGTTGGTGGCGGGCCATGTGGAGCGGTTGCCGCAGCACGCGCGGGTGGTGGCGGGTGGCCGGCGTCGGGGTGGGCGTGGGTTCTTCCACGAGGCGACGGTGGTGGCGGATGTGGAGCAGGGTGATGAGTTGGTGCAGCACGAGGTGTTGGGGCCGGTGGTGACGGTGCAGCGGTTCGCCTCGGAGGCTGAGGCGGTGGAGTTGGCCAACGGTGTGCGGTACGGGTTGGTGGCGAGTGCGTGGACGCGTGATCATGCGCGTGCGTTGCGGATGTCGCGTGCGTTGCAGGCGGGCACGGTGTGGGTGAACGTGCATCGGCCGTTGGTGGCGGAGATGCCGCATTCCGGGTTCAAGCATTCGGCGTCGGCGCGTGATTTCGGCCGTTTCGGTTTGGAGGAGTACAGCCGGATCAAGCACGTGATGTCGTCGTTGGAGGAGTGA
- a CDS encoding YeiH family protein: protein MSAGPVVARGVLGRLPGVALTAVAVVVASVVASLVPGVGVVTAAVALGVVVGNVAGCRGAVAAGLAWVSKALLRAGVVLLGLQLAVGQVLGLGVATVGVVVAAVVVTFSGTVLLGRVLGVSRGLSVLMAAGFSICGASAIAAVEGVVEREDEEVATSVAMVTVFGSLSMLLVPLLGGVWGLGPEMIGRIAGGSVHEVAQVVAAASPAGAGAVAVAVVVKLGRVVLLAPMVAVMGLARRGGGGGRRTPVLPLFVVGFLAAMALRSAGSVPPVVLDAASQGATWLLAAAMFALGTSVRVGGLLRTGRNALLLGACSTVLVTSVIVVGMLTLT from the coding sequence ATGAGTGCCGGTCCTGTTGTTGCTCGGGGTGTGCTAGGGCGGTTGCCGGGGGTGGCGTTGACGGCGGTCGCGGTGGTCGTGGCGTCGGTGGTGGCGTCGCTGGTTCCGGGTGTGGGTGTGGTGACCGCGGCGGTGGCGCTGGGTGTGGTGGTCGGCAACGTGGCGGGGTGCCGGGGTGCGGTGGCTGCGGGGTTGGCGTGGGTGTCGAAGGCGTTGTTGCGGGCGGGTGTGGTGTTGCTGGGTTTGCAGCTGGCGGTGGGTCAGGTGCTGGGGTTGGGGGTGGCGACGGTGGGCGTGGTGGTGGCCGCGGTGGTGGTGACGTTTTCGGGCACGGTGCTGCTCGGCCGGGTGCTGGGCGTGTCGCGTGGTTTGTCGGTGCTGATGGCGGCGGGGTTTTCGATCTGCGGGGCGTCGGCGATCGCGGCGGTGGAGGGCGTGGTGGAGCGCGAGGACGAGGAGGTGGCGACGAGTGTCGCGATGGTGACGGTGTTCGGTTCGTTGTCGATGCTGTTGGTGCCGTTGCTGGGCGGTGTGTGGGGGCTGGGGCCGGAGATGATCGGCCGGATCGCCGGGGGCAGCGTGCACGAGGTGGCGCAGGTGGTGGCCGCGGCGTCTCCGGCGGGTGCCGGTGCGGTGGCGGTGGCCGTGGTGGTCAAGCTCGGCCGGGTGGTGTTGCTGGCGCCGATGGTGGCGGTGATGGGCCTGGCGCGGCGAGGCGGTGGTGGTGGTCGGCGGACGCCGGTGCTGCCGCTGTTCGTGGTGGGTTTTCTCGCGGCGATGGCGTTGCGCAGCGCCGGTTCGGTGCCGCCGGTGGTGTTGGATGCGGCGAGTCAGGGCGCGACGTGGCTGCTGGCGGCGGCGATGTTCGCGCTGGGCACCTCGGTCAGGGTGGGCGGGTTGCTGCGCACCGGCCGGAATGCGTTGCTGCTCGGTGCTTGCTCGACGGTGCTGGTCACGTCGGTGATCGTCGTCGGCATGCTCACCCTGACCTGA
- a CDS encoding amidase, protein MTSTPHAATPRPVPTETTAADLTATDMLEQFARGDLSPVEATEATLRRIDDTDGAVNAYCLVDADRALEQARASEARWARGEPNGKVDGVPTSIKDIFLTRDWPTLRGSRTVDPDQPWTADAPAVARLREHNAVFIGKTTTPELAWKGVTDNTLTGITRNPWNPDRTPGGSSGGAGAAVALGMAPLAIGTDGGGSVRIPASFCGIYTIKPTYGRVPHFPASPFGTMAHAGPMTTTVTETALMLDVLSGPDSRDWSALEPPAHSFLDGLDNGVRGLRIALSPDLGFATVDPQIADAVARAAQVFTELGATVEHADPGFTDPVADFHVLWFSGAAKSVAHLTPAQRELLDPGLRDIVEEGLTYSAQDYLEATNTRMALGQRMGAFHDTYDLLLTPTVGVPPFEAGAETPADAPSPRWTGWTPFTYPFNMTQQPAASVPCGFTTDGLPIGLQIVGPRHSDARVLRASRAYEQLHPWSRPGR, encoded by the coding sequence ATGACCTCGACCCCCCATGCGGCCACCCCCCGGCCCGTCCCCACCGAGACCACGGCGGCCGACCTCACCGCCACCGACATGCTCGAGCAGTTCGCCCGCGGCGACCTCTCCCCCGTCGAAGCCACCGAGGCCACCCTGCGCCGCATCGACGACACCGACGGCGCCGTCAACGCCTACTGCCTCGTCGACGCCGACCGCGCCCTCGAGCAGGCCCGCGCCTCCGAAGCCCGCTGGGCGCGCGGCGAACCGAACGGCAAGGTCGACGGCGTCCCCACCTCCATCAAGGACATCTTCCTCACCCGGGACTGGCCCACCCTGCGCGGCTCCCGCACCGTCGACCCCGACCAGCCCTGGACCGCCGACGCACCCGCCGTGGCCCGGCTGCGCGAACACAACGCCGTGTTCATCGGCAAAACCACCACCCCCGAACTCGCCTGGAAAGGCGTCACCGACAACACCCTCACCGGCATCACCCGCAACCCCTGGAACCCCGACCGCACCCCCGGCGGCTCCAGCGGCGGCGCCGGTGCCGCCGTCGCACTCGGCATGGCGCCCCTGGCCATCGGCACCGACGGCGGCGGATCCGTGCGCATCCCCGCCTCCTTCTGCGGCATCTACACCATCAAACCGACCTACGGCCGCGTCCCGCACTTCCCCGCCAGCCCCTTCGGCACCATGGCCCACGCCGGACCGATGACCACCACCGTCACCGAAACCGCACTCATGCTCGACGTGCTCAGCGGCCCCGACAGCCGCGACTGGTCCGCACTCGAACCACCCGCGCACTCCTTCCTCGACGGCCTCGACAACGGAGTGCGCGGGCTGCGCATCGCCCTGAGCCCCGACCTCGGATTCGCCACCGTCGACCCCCAGATCGCCGACGCCGTCGCCCGCGCCGCCCAGGTGTTCACCGAACTCGGCGCCACCGTCGAACACGCCGACCCCGGCTTCACCGACCCCGTCGCAGACTTCCACGTCCTCTGGTTCTCCGGCGCCGCCAAATCCGTCGCCCACCTCACCCCCGCCCAACGGGAACTGCTCGACCCCGGACTGCGCGACATCGTCGAAGAAGGCCTCACCTACTCCGCGCAGGACTACCTCGAGGCCACCAACACCCGCATGGCACTGGGCCAGCGCATGGGCGCCTTCCACGACACCTACGACCTGCTGCTGACCCCCACCGTCGGCGTCCCCCCGTTCGAAGCCGGAGCCGAAACACCCGCCGACGCCCCCTCCCCGCGATGGACCGGCTGGACCCCGTTCACCTATCCGTTCAACATGACCCAGCAGCCCGCCGCCAGCGTCCCCTGCGGGTTCACCACCGACGGCCTGCCCATCGGCCTGCAGATCGTCGGCCCCCGCCACAGCGACGCCCGCGTCCTGCGCGCCTCCCGCGCCTACGAACAACTCCACCCCTGGAGCCGGCCCGGGCGGTGA
- a CDS encoding SPFH domain-containing protein, with translation MDPVGWIALAVVVLLVIVVVAKSVLVVPQAQASVVERLGRFRTVAAPGLNFLMPFLDRVRAKIDLREQVVSFPPQPVITQDNLTVSIDTVVYFQVTDSRSAVYEISNYIIGVEQLTTTTLRNVVGGMSLEETLTSRDQINTQLRGVLDQETGRWGIRVARVELKAIDPPPSIKDSMEKQMRADREKRAMILNAEGARESAIKTAEGQKQSQILSAEGAKQASILDAEGERQSSILRAQGERASRYLQAQGQAKAIEKVFAAVKRGKPTPELLAYQYLQTLPQMAQGDANKVWVVPSDFNKSLEGFARMLGAPGEDGTFRYEPPQEEPPTDRPEDEEESVAAWFDTSSNPEVAEAVRAAEEVARKEVPSATSGLSGGQALSGPQASTQAISGETGALGQPPAGGTSPA, from the coding sequence GTGGATCCTGTCGGATGGATTGCGCTGGCGGTCGTAGTGCTGTTGGTGATCGTCGTGGTGGCCAAGTCGGTGCTGGTGGTTCCGCAGGCTCAGGCATCGGTGGTCGAACGGCTGGGCCGGTTCCGCACGGTGGCCGCGCCGGGGCTGAACTTCCTGATGCCGTTCCTGGACCGGGTGCGGGCGAAGATCGACCTGCGTGAGCAGGTCGTGTCCTTCCCGCCGCAGCCCGTGATCACCCAGGACAACCTGACGGTCTCCATCGACACGGTGGTGTACTTCCAGGTCACCGATTCGCGTTCGGCGGTCTACGAGATCTCCAACTACATCATCGGTGTGGAGCAGCTGACCACGACGACGCTGCGCAATGTCGTCGGCGGCATGAGCCTGGAGGAGACGCTGACCTCCCGCGACCAGATCAACACGCAGCTGCGCGGGGTGCTCGACCAGGAGACGGGGCGTTGGGGCATCCGGGTCGCGCGGGTCGAGCTCAAGGCGATCGATCCGCCGCCGTCCATCAAGGACTCGATGGAGAAGCAGATGCGCGCCGACCGGGAGAAGCGCGCGATGATCCTCAACGCCGAAGGCGCGCGGGAATCGGCCATCAAGACCGCCGAGGGGCAGAAGCAGTCCCAGATCCTCTCCGCCGAGGGCGCCAAGCAGGCGTCGATCCTGGACGCCGAAGGTGAGCGCCAGTCCAGCATCCTGCGGGCGCAGGGGGAGCGGGCCAGCCGCTACCTGCAGGCGCAGGGCCAGGCGAAGGCGATCGAGAAGGTGTTCGCCGCGGTCAAACGCGGTAAGCCGACCCCGGAACTGCTGGCGTACCAGTACCTGCAGACCTTGCCGCAGATGGCGCAGGGTGACGCGAACAAGGTGTGGGTGGTGCCCAGCGACTTCAACAAGTCCCTGGAAGGTTTCGCCCGGATGCTCGGCGCACCCGGCGAGGACGGCACGTTCCGCTACGAGCCCCCGCAGGAGGAGCCGCCCACCGACCGTCCCGAGGACGAGGAGGAGTCGGTGGCCGCGTGGTTCGACACCTCCTCGAACCCCGAGGTGGCCGAAGCGGTCCGGGCTGCCGAGGAGGTCGCGCGCAAGGAGGTTCCCAGCGCGACGTCCGGGTTGTCGGGCGGCCAGGCGTTGTCCGGCCCGCAGGCCTCGACCCAGGCGATCAGCGGGGAGACGGGGGCGCTCGGGCAGCCGCCGGCGGGCGGCACGTCCCCGGCGTGA